In Phycisphaerales bacterium, the sequence TGATCGGATCGTCGAGTGGCGAGCGCCTCGTGCTCGTCATCGACGCCTCGGCCTCGATGAGCGCCCGTGACGGACCCAACGCGACGACACGACTCGATGAGGCGAAACGAGTCGCGTTGCGCGTCGCGAGATCAAACGCTGGTGGCATGCTCTCAAGGATCTCGGGCGGCGGCGGCTCGGTGTGCATCGTTCGGTTCGCTGCGGACGCGGAGGTGCTCCAGGCCTTTACCTCGTCAACCAATCTCCTTCGCACGTCAATCGATGGGATTGAATCGACCGATCAGGCCGGCGATCTCGCGAGCGCCCTCTCCCTCGCCCGATCTCTCGCGACGAGCGTCGGCCCGGGTTCCACCACTGGGGATATGGAGTCCGCGGGAGATATCGCTGCGGGAGCGCGGATCATCGTCATCACCGACGACGACGCTGCGATTCCCATGGATCCCGCGATCGAGGCTCTCTCGGTCGCTCCACCCGCGGCCGAGGCTCGTCCCACACCGCCGCCGGGCGTTGCGCCCCACAACACCGGGATTGTCGGGCTGTCGGCCGCACGCCGCGCAAATGACCCCACGAACGCGATTCTCTTCATCGACGTGCTGAGCACGGCGAGGGAGCCGCGAGTCGTCGAGTGCCTCGTGCTCGTGGACGGACGCGACGCCTCGTCGGCCTCGATCAAGATCCCAGCCGCCTCGGACAAACCCGCACGCTCGAGCGCCATGATCACGATCCCGCTTCCCCGGGGAGGTCTTGTCACGGCGCGCCTCGCCGAGCGGGATCTCCTGGAATCGGACAACGCCTCGTCGATCCTCGTCCGCGAGCCGCTCAGCCCCACGATCGCGGTCGTCCGGGTCGAATCAACGCAAACCGTCGGACTCGGTTGGGCTCTCCGCGATGTGCTCGAAGAACTTCGTCCCAAGCGACTCGACATCCTCTCGCCCACCAACTATCTCGAAGCCAGTACGAAGGGCGCGATCCACGCCGACCTCGTCGTCTTTGACGGGTGGACGCCACCAAGCCCGGCCCTGGGCGCCTCGCTGAGTTTCGGCTCAACCGGCGCGATCCCGGGCGTCATTGCCACGCCCCTTGACGCGCGCGCGACGCGGTCCGTCGTCCTGTGGGAACGCGACCACCCGGCCTTGCGCACACTCTCGCTCGATGGGATCATCGCCCGCATGGACACTCGATGGTCGCTCGACGCCTACGCCGCGCCGGAGTGGACGCTCCGTGACCTCGCCACAACCTCTGACGGCCCCATGATCATCGAGGGCGATCACGCGCGCGATCGTCACATCGCCTGCGTCTTCCGCCCGGAACTCTCCAACTGGCCCCTCCAGCCGGGATTCGCGCTCTTTGTGGCCTCTGCCGTGGAGTATCTCACGCTCGATCGACTGGGCGGGGTCTCGATGTCGTACACGACAAGCGACCTCATCCGCATCGATGCGGGCGAGGCGCCGATCACGATCGATGGACCGATTACGCGCACGATCGATGCCGGCGCGCCGATGCACGCCCAGC encodes:
- a CDS encoding BatA and WFA domain-containing protein — translated: MTFLSPGAAILAAAIAGPLLLAIYVLKLRRRPVRVSSVVFWDEATRDLEANVPFRRLRSSLLLIIQALVLACLVLAAGRPVIGSSSGERLVLVIDASASMSARDGPNATTRLDEAKRVALRVARSNAGGMLSRISGGGGSVCIVRFAADAEVLQAFTSSTNLLRTSIDGIESTDQAGDLASALSLARSLATSVGPGSTTGDMESAGDIAAGARIIVITDDDAAIPMDPAIEALSVAPPAAEARPTPPPGVAPHNTGIVGLSAARRANDPTNAILFIDVLSTAREPRVVECLVLVDGRDASSASIKIPAASDKPARSSAMITIPLPRGGLVTARLAERDLLESDNASSILVREPLSPTIAVVRVESTQTVGLGWALRDVLEELRPKRLDILSPTNYLEASTKGAIHADLVVFDGWTPPSPALGASLSFGSTGAIPGVIATPLDARATRSVVLWERDHPALRTLSLDGIIARMDTRWSLDAYAAPEWTLRDLATTSDGPMIIEGDHARDRHIACVFRPELSNWPLQPGFALFVASAVEYLTLDRLGGVSMSYTTSDLIRIDAGEAPITIDGPITRTIDAGAPMHAQRTLGTLPKAGVYTATTGGKTTLIPVNLESAAESSIPLTFRERADNPRRASRSEDDRSFWPSFVLLALALLGVEWLIYAKRTRV